A single genomic interval of Amycolatopsis albispora harbors:
- the queC gene encoding 7-cyano-7-deazaguanine synthase QueC, whose product MSTTQAEHRHPEHVVVIASGGLDSTVLAYWLAARHSRLTLLSFDYGQRHRIELDHAAEIARLLDSPHRIIDLTSLGTLLTGCALTDTSVAVPDGHYTDESMAATVVPNRNAIMLDIAVSVATSVRADAVAFGAHAGDHAIYPDCRPEFVERFARSVQAANEGLLVPDFQVLAPFLTLSKTDVVRVGEALEVPFARTWSCYRGQDVHCGTCGTCTERREAFRGNDIIDPTVYRAA is encoded by the coding sequence ATGTCGACTACCCAGGCCGAGCACAGGCACCCCGAACACGTCGTCGTGATCGCCTCCGGCGGACTGGATTCGACGGTCCTGGCCTACTGGCTGGCGGCCCGACACTCCCGCCTGACGCTGCTGTCGTTCGACTACGGACAGCGGCATCGCATCGAACTCGATCACGCCGCCGAGATCGCGCGGCTGCTCGACAGTCCACATCGCATCATCGATTTGACCAGCCTTGGCACGTTGTTGACCGGATGCGCGCTGACTGACACCTCTGTGGCGGTACCGGACGGGCACTACACCGATGAGTCGATGGCGGCCACGGTGGTGCCCAACCGCAACGCGATCATGCTCGACATCGCCGTCTCGGTCGCGACCTCCGTCCGCGCCGACGCGGTGGCGTTCGGCGCACACGCCGGAGACCACGCCATCTACCCCGACTGCAGGCCCGAATTCGTCGAGCGGTTCGCCCGCAGCGTGCAGGCCGCCAACGAGGGCCTACTCGTGCCGGACTTCCAGGTGCTCGCACCTTTCCTGACGTTGTCCAAGACCGACGTCGTACGAGTCGGGGAAGCACTGGAGGTGCCGTTCGCGCGAACGTGGTCGTGTTACCGCGGTCAAGACGTCCACTGCGGCACTTGCGGAACCTGTACGGAACGGCGGGAAGCCTTCCGTGGCAACGACATCATCGACCCCACCGTGTACCGGGCCGCGTAG
- a CDS encoding NUDIX domain-containing protein has translation MTDDEARFAYLAEGNAKQARKRVAADLLIRDEAGRILVVNPTYKENWDLPGGMAESNEPPRAAGERELTEELGLTVVAGRVLVLDWIGPHGPWDDQLVFIFDGGTLSATQVETISISDPEISDFAFVELAEAKAMLRPDMAQRLARAHDALATGATDYSE, from the coding sequence ATGACCGACGACGAGGCACGCTTCGCCTACCTGGCGGAAGGGAACGCCAAGCAGGCACGCAAGCGTGTGGCCGCCGACCTGCTGATCCGTGACGAAGCCGGACGCATCCTGGTGGTAAATCCGACCTACAAGGAGAATTGGGACCTGCCTGGCGGTATGGCGGAAAGCAATGAACCGCCGAGGGCAGCAGGCGAGCGCGAGCTGACCGAGGAACTCGGGCTCACCGTGGTCGCTGGCCGCGTCCTCGTTCTGGACTGGATCGGACCTCACGGGCCGTGGGACGACCAATTGGTGTTCATCTTCGACGGAGGCACGCTGTCTGCCACGCAGGTGGAGACCATCAGCATCTCCGATCCAGAGATCAGCGACTTCGCGTTCGTCGAACTTGCCGAGGCGAAGGCCATGCTGCGGCCCGACATGGCGCAACGACTGGCCCGTGCTCACGATGCCCTCGCCACAGGCGCCACAGACTATTCCGAGTGA
- a CDS encoding prepilin peptidase — MTPVSIAGWGLVGLALASVLRMAVQRSSILPAKGERLAPPTLLEVVTAALFSVLAWRIGAEPDLFAYSWLAAAGVLLAAVDWNSRTLPTKLIWPSGIILAALFSLAAVLNRDAYPLIRSAAGMLALLAFYGALYFLQPGQLGGGDLRLGALLGLALGWAGWSTVLGGTLFGWFSAAVALLVLRIARRSEPGRDVPLGPFLIIGAFAALLIQPTN; from the coding sequence GTGACGCCGGTCAGCATCGCCGGCTGGGGCCTGGTCGGGCTCGCACTTGCCAGCGTCCTGCGTATGGCCGTCCAACGGAGCTCGATCCTCCCAGCGAAGGGCGAGCGGCTGGCGCCACCAACCCTGCTGGAAGTGGTCACCGCCGCCCTGTTCTCGGTCCTCGCCTGGCGCATCGGCGCGGAACCTGACCTGTTCGCCTACTCCTGGCTTGCCGCTGCCGGTGTTCTGCTCGCCGCGGTGGACTGGAACTCCCGCACGCTGCCCACCAAGCTGATCTGGCCCAGCGGAATCATCCTGGCCGCGCTGTTCAGCCTGGCCGCCGTCCTCAACCGCGACGCGTACCCGCTCATCCGCTCCGCGGCCGGCATGCTCGCGCTCCTCGCGTTCTACGGAGCGCTCTATTTCCTTCAGCCTGGCCAACTCGGCGGAGGAGACCTCCGGCTCGGTGCCCTTCTGGGCCTTGCCCTCGGGTGGGCTGGCTGGTCGACGGTTCTGGGCGGCACGCTGTTCGGATGGTTCAGCGCTGCCGTCGCTCTGCTCGTGCTGCGTATCGCTCGGCGATCGGAGCCTGGCCGTGACGTGCCGCTAGGTCCGTTCCTGATCATCGGTGCCTTCGCCGCCTTGCTCATCCAACCGACGAATTGA
- a CDS encoding SAF domain-containing protein, which translates to MTTTAGSTSTDTTAQKPASPNAWAGRDGKTPSRLSGSGRRRSVPYLLLGVLLVLVCAAGGVFAGIQLGDRESVLALARPVAVGQVLTAQDLKQVSMAADSGMDVMPASAASTVVGQPVAFSLPAGSLVTRSVLGAPQIPLQGKAIAAVGLKPGQFPPDLSPGTTVAVLTTPGQGTTTGTSTGSGQTSSWTAVVTSIATRETEQTTVVSLQLSESDARALASAPAGQLSLVAIAGGGR; encoded by the coding sequence GTGACCACTACCGCAGGTTCGACCAGCACGGACACGACGGCGCAGAAACCGGCGTCGCCGAACGCGTGGGCCGGTCGTGACGGCAAGACTCCTTCGCGTTTGAGCGGCAGCGGCCGGCGACGCAGCGTGCCCTACCTGTTGCTCGGTGTTCTGCTGGTCCTGGTGTGCGCGGCCGGCGGTGTGTTCGCCGGAATACAGCTGGGTGACCGGGAAAGTGTGCTCGCACTGGCCCGTCCTGTTGCCGTGGGCCAAGTTCTGACGGCGCAGGATCTCAAGCAGGTTAGCATGGCCGCGGACTCCGGCATGGACGTGATGCCCGCATCGGCTGCGTCCACAGTGGTGGGTCAGCCGGTTGCGTTCAGCCTGCCCGCTGGCTCGCTGGTGACCCGTTCGGTGCTCGGCGCACCGCAGATTCCGTTGCAGGGCAAGGCAATCGCTGCGGTGGGGCTGAAGCCGGGACAGTTCCCGCCCGACCTGTCGCCGGGTACCACCGTCGCGGTGCTCACGACTCCAGGGCAGGGCACAACGACCGGAACGTCGACCGGTTCCGGGCAGACGTCGTCGTGGACCGCGGTGGTGACGAGCATTGCCACGCGCGAGACCGAGCAGACCACGGTGGTGTCGCTGCAACTGTCCGAATCGGACGCTCGCGCATTGGCCTCGGCTCCGGCGGGGCAACTCAGTCTGGTCGCGATCGCGGGAGGAGGCCGCTGA
- a CDS encoding chromosome partitioning protein: protein MLIAVCSLKGSPGVTTLATALGARWPGQENPIVVEVDPAGGDLMARFRLPDTPGLVSLAAAARGRSGADPNLLVQHTQRLPGGLRVVLGPVGAEQARAALTVLASGPSSPLRRATDQPETTVIADCGRVDPDSPAFPIIRSADAMLLVARPHDDELAHVALKLQAAQQWSRRPCFVLVGDGYPTAEVSQALRIPVMGRVPRDDKGAAVLGGQGTGRRGPDKSALGRAAARIALNLYAHGHQPTGNGARAPHLRLAVPGEPVSGAALQPLGPQTRNGATP from the coding sequence ATGCTCATCGCCGTCTGCTCGCTGAAAGGGTCGCCGGGTGTGACCACCCTGGCGACCGCGCTCGGGGCCCGTTGGCCGGGCCAGGAGAACCCGATCGTGGTCGAGGTCGACCCTGCCGGCGGTGACCTGATGGCCCGCTTCCGGTTGCCCGACACACCGGGTCTGGTCAGCTTGGCCGCGGCGGCACGAGGCCGCAGCGGTGCCGATCCGAATCTGCTCGTCCAGCACACGCAGCGTCTCCCCGGTGGCCTGCGGGTGGTGCTCGGCCCGGTCGGTGCCGAACAAGCTCGCGCCGCCCTGACGGTGCTGGCCTCGGGCCCGTCCTCGCCGCTGCGTCGGGCCACAGACCAGCCGGAGACCACGGTCATCGCCGACTGCGGCCGGGTCGATCCGGACTCACCCGCTTTCCCGATCATCCGCAGCGCGGACGCGATGCTGCTGGTCGCCCGCCCACATGACGACGAGCTCGCGCACGTCGCGCTCAAGCTGCAGGCCGCCCAACAGTGGTCACGACGCCCGTGCTTCGTCCTGGTCGGCGACGGCTACCCGACCGCGGAGGTCTCCCAGGCGCTGCGCATCCCGGTGATGGGTCGCGTGCCGCGCGACGACAAGGGCGCCGCGGTGCTCGGTGGCCAGGGCACCGGCCGACGTGGGCCCGACAAGTCCGCGCTGGGGCGGGCTGCCGCCAGGATCGCGCTCAACCTTTATGCGCACGGGCACCAGCCGACCGGCAACGGCGCCCGTGCCCCGCACCTGCGGCTGGCAGTTCCGGGTGAGCCGGTCTCGGGTGCGGCGCTGCAACCGCTCGGGCCGCAAACCCGTAACGGGGCGACGCCATGA
- a CDS encoding CpaF family protein, which yields MTRPDVGDPRLAASTNGAGPNLAAQHTPGPADLPHRPAGEAAAVERLRQHLREELSTQLSRRIRADETAGRPPMDAPARRRLAEAILTDAAEAHAQAELRNSATGGMLVAPEVEQRLIRQVLDEVFGLAGLEPLLADTDIENININGDRVFVKYADGRRKRLPPVVGSDTELIDLIRDLATRSGVEERRFDRGSPIVNFQLPGGERVSAVMAVTARPSVSIRRHRFAKVTLAELRENGTIDVALESFLKALVRAKRNVLVTGGTAIGKTTLLRGLASAIPSWERLITIEDVFELGLGEDAEAHPDVVALQAREPNIEGQGEISLSDLVWQSLRMSPDRVIVGEVRGPEVIPLTNAMSMGNDGSMGTLHSSSSQGAFTKLAAYAVQGPERLPMEATNLLVAAALHFVVHLEKPRDDPSKRVVSSIREVVGADGAQIISNEVWRPGPDLRAVPGAPLRTDTVGLLVEAGYDPDLFERREGWWTP from the coding sequence ATGACGCGGCCTGACGTCGGTGATCCGCGCCTGGCGGCGTCGACCAACGGCGCCGGCCCGAACCTGGCTGCCCAGCACACGCCTGGACCGGCGGATCTGCCACACCGGCCCGCCGGGGAAGCCGCCGCGGTGGAACGGCTGCGGCAGCACCTGCGCGAGGAGTTGTCCACCCAACTCAGCAGGCGCATCCGGGCTGATGAGACTGCCGGCCGCCCGCCGATGGACGCCCCAGCACGCCGCCGGCTGGCCGAGGCGATCCTGACCGACGCGGCCGAGGCGCACGCCCAAGCCGAGCTGCGCAACTCCGCCACCGGCGGGATGCTCGTGGCGCCCGAGGTCGAGCAGCGCCTGATCCGCCAGGTCCTCGACGAGGTCTTCGGCCTGGCCGGTCTGGAACCGCTGCTGGCCGACACCGACATCGAGAACATCAACATCAACGGCGACCGTGTCTTCGTCAAGTACGCCGACGGCCGCCGCAAGCGGTTGCCCCCGGTGGTCGGCTCGGACACCGAGCTGATCGACCTCATCCGCGACCTGGCGACCCGCTCCGGGGTGGAGGAGCGCCGCTTCGACCGCGGCAGCCCGATCGTGAACTTCCAGCTGCCCGGTGGCGAGCGTGTCTCGGCGGTCATGGCGGTCACCGCGCGCCCGTCGGTGTCGATCCGCCGGCACCGGTTCGCCAAGGTCACGCTGGCCGAGCTGCGCGAGAACGGCACCATCGACGTCGCGCTGGAGAGCTTCCTGAAGGCCCTGGTGCGGGCCAAGCGCAACGTCCTGGTCACCGGCGGCACGGCGATCGGCAAGACCACCCTGCTGCGCGGCCTGGCCTCGGCCATCCCGTCGTGGGAGCGGCTGATCACCATCGAGGACGTCTTCGAGCTCGGCCTCGGCGAGGACGCCGAGGCGCACCCGGATGTGGTGGCGCTGCAGGCCCGCGAACCGAACATCGAAGGGCAGGGCGAGATCTCGCTGTCGGACCTGGTGTGGCAGTCCCTTCGGATGAGCCCGGACCGGGTCATCGTCGGCGAGGTTCGCGGCCCGGAGGTCATCCCGCTGACCAACGCGATGTCCATGGGCAACGACGGCAGCATGGGCACCCTGCACTCCTCCAGCAGTCAGGGTGCGTTCACCAAGCTGGCTGCCTACGCCGTGCAAGGCCCCGAGCGGTTGCCGATGGAAGCGACCAACCTGCTCGTCGCCGCGGCGCTGCACTTCGTGGTGCACCTGGAAAAGCCCCGCGACGACCCGAGCAAGCGCGTGGTGTCCTCGATCCGGGAAGTCGTCGGCGCCGACGGCGCACAGATCATCAGCAACGAGGTCTGGCGCCCCGGCCCGGACCTGCGCGCCGTACCGGGCGCGCCGCTGCGCACCGACACCGTCGGCCTGCTCGTCGAGGCCGGCTACGACCCGGACCTGTTCGAGCGGCGCGAAGGGTGGTGGACGCCATGA
- a CDS encoding type II secretion system F family protein: MTTTAALFGLLGAGVAVGVLLIAAGLRGRPARPATPSRLSAWLAARHDRKRVGWLVVAVLAGLAVGAVTGWVVAAILTALAVVGLPRILGSNVDHKRHLERIEAIAGWTEMLRDTLVAAAGLEQAILATAPACPEAIREEITELAVRLERGERLAPSLRHLADQLRDPTADLVISALVLAAEHQARQLADLLGELASEAREQASMRMRVEAGRARTRTSVRVIVITTLSFAIGLVLLNRGYLAPYDSAFGQIMLLFVGALFAAAFAWLARIARMREPERFLTELATIRPHDADVDVDDLLTGKGASS; this comes from the coding sequence ATGACCACGACCGCCGCCCTGTTCGGCCTACTCGGTGCCGGTGTGGCCGTCGGTGTCCTGCTCATCGCCGCCGGACTGCGCGGCCGACCCGCCCGTCCGGCGACGCCGTCGCGGCTGAGCGCCTGGCTGGCCGCCCGGCATGACCGCAAGCGGGTTGGCTGGCTCGTCGTGGCCGTGCTCGCCGGCTTGGCCGTCGGCGCGGTCACCGGCTGGGTGGTCGCCGCCATCCTGACCGCGCTCGCCGTCGTCGGCCTGCCGCGAATCCTCGGCTCGAACGTCGACCACAAGCGCCACCTCGAACGCATCGAGGCGATCGCCGGGTGGACCGAGATGCTGCGCGACACCCTGGTGGCCGCGGCCGGTCTGGAACAGGCCATCCTCGCCACCGCCCCGGCCTGCCCCGAGGCGATCCGCGAGGAGATCACCGAGCTCGCCGTCCGGCTGGAGCGCGGCGAACGCCTCGCACCGTCGCTGCGCCACCTCGCCGACCAGCTGCGCGACCCCACCGCGGACCTGGTGATCTCCGCGCTCGTGCTGGCCGCGGAGCACCAGGCCCGGCAGCTGGCCGACCTGCTCGGCGAACTCGCCAGCGAGGCACGCGAGCAGGCGTCCATGCGGATGCGCGTCGAGGCCGGCCGCGCCCGTACCCGGACCAGCGTGCGCGTCATCGTGATCACCACGCTGTCCTTCGCGATCGGGCTGGTGCTGCTCAACCGCGGCTACCTCGCCCCCTACGACTCCGCGTTCGGGCAAATCATGTTGCTGTTCGTCGGCGCGCTGTTCGCGGCAGCTTTTGCTTGGCTGGCAAGGATTGCGCGGATGCGTGAGCCGGAGCGCTTCCTCACGGAGCTGGCCACGATCCGGCCCCACGACGCCGACGTGGACGTCGATGACTTGCTCACCGGGAAGGGGGCGTCGTCATGA
- a CDS encoding type II secretion system F family protein: MISALLWGAGLGVGLWALVIYVFPPRPPLRALVDRLHATPAPPPILTADSDGWALRVGRPFIKPLAALGLPNRKLRNDLAVTGKSIEHHLAEKATLALTGLLLPILMQLLLVVADVGLGWEVPAVASLLFALGGFLLPDISVRQEAERRRSTFRHALSAYLNLIRVLLAGGAGVDGALSDAVGIGKGWAFQQLRRALVTAKLTRTTPWSTLGQLGTELDVHQLSELAASVSLAGTEGARVRASLAAKAAALRTRELTDAEGEAQAATERMSLPVVMLFGGFLIFIGFPALASVLGGL; this comes from the coding sequence ATGATCAGCGCGTTGTTGTGGGGCGCCGGGCTCGGCGTCGGCTTGTGGGCGCTCGTGATCTACGTGTTCCCGCCGAGGCCGCCGCTGCGCGCTCTGGTCGACCGGTTGCACGCGACGCCCGCGCCGCCACCGATCCTCACCGCGGACTCCGACGGCTGGGCGTTGCGCGTGGGCCGGCCGTTCATCAAGCCGTTGGCCGCACTCGGGTTGCCCAACCGCAAGCTGCGCAACGACCTCGCGGTCACCGGCAAGAGCATCGAGCACCACCTGGCCGAGAAGGCCACGCTGGCGCTGACCGGGCTGTTGCTGCCGATCCTGATGCAACTGCTGCTCGTCGTAGCCGACGTTGGTCTCGGCTGGGAAGTCCCCGCGGTCGCGAGCCTGCTCTTCGCGCTCGGTGGATTCCTGTTGCCGGATATCAGCGTGCGGCAGGAAGCCGAGCGGCGGCGCTCGACCTTCCGGCACGCGCTGTCGGCCTACCTGAACCTGATCCGGGTCCTGCTGGCCGGCGGCGCCGGAGTCGACGGCGCGCTGTCGGACGCGGTCGGCATCGGCAAGGGCTGGGCCTTCCAACAGCTGCGCCGCGCGCTGGTCACCGCCAAGCTGACCCGCACCACACCGTGGTCGACCCTCGGTCAGCTCGGCACCGAGCTCGACGTGCATCAGCTGTCCGAGCTAGCCGCCTCGGTCAGCCTCGCCGGCACCGAAGGCGCCCGCGTTCGCGCCAGCCTCGCGGCCAAGGCCGCGGCGCTGCGCACCCGTGAACTCACCGACGCTGAAGGCGAAGCGCAAGCAGCCACCGAACGCATGAGCCTTCCCGTGGTGATGCTGTTCGGCGGATTCCTGATTTTCATCGGGTTCCCAGCCCTCGCGAGCGTGCTGGGAGGTCTCTGA
- a CDS encoding TadE/TadG family type IV pilus assembly protein encodes MRAALRRLRTDQRGAGTVELVIATPLLLLLILLIAQFALYMHATHIAQAAASEALSAARVYGGSTAAGNAEGQRVLTQLGSGPLQGTSVNVQRGPNQASVTVTGTVINVIPFATFTVHAEAVGPVEKFTPPTGAGAVAP; translated from the coding sequence GTGCGGGCGGCGCTGCGCCGGCTGCGGACGGATCAGCGTGGCGCCGGCACGGTCGAACTCGTCATCGCCACGCCCCTGCTGTTGCTGCTGATCCTGTTGATCGCGCAGTTCGCGCTCTACATGCACGCCACCCACATAGCCCAAGCCGCCGCCTCCGAAGCCCTGTCCGCAGCACGCGTGTACGGCGGCAGCACTGCCGCGGGCAATGCCGAAGGACAACGAGTCCTCACCCAACTCGGAAGTGGCCCGCTGCAAGGAACATCGGTCAACGTCCAGCGAGGACCGAACCAAGCATCCGTGACGGTCACCGGAACCGTGATCAACGTGATTCCGTTCGCGACCTTCACGGTGCACGCCGAAGCCGTTGGGCCCGTTGAGAAATTCACCCCGCCGACCGGTGCAGGGGCGGTGGCACCATGA
- a CDS encoding TadE/TadG family type IV pilus assembly protein yields the protein MTAARRLPAFARSMRASIRALRRDERGSAAAELTLLTPLLILLLLFVVFCGRLADTKLRINDVAHQAARAATLARTPSQATANAQATASAALASAGITCQSLSVSTDTQGLKPGSTVTVTVSCSVGLGDLTSLGVPGSRTFQSSFSSPVDVWRGTAPNAQAGGAP from the coding sequence ATGACTGCGGCCCGCCGTCTTCCCGCGTTCGCGCGCTCGATGCGCGCGAGTATTCGCGCGCTGCGCCGGGACGAACGAGGCTCCGCTGCGGCCGAGCTCACTCTACTGACCCCGCTGCTGATCCTGCTGCTGTTGTTCGTGGTGTTCTGCGGTCGGCTGGCCGACACCAAGCTGCGGATCAACGACGTCGCGCACCAAGCGGCCCGCGCCGCCACCCTGGCCCGCACCCCATCGCAGGCCACCGCCAACGCCCAAGCCACCGCCAGCGCAGCCCTGGCGTCCGCGGGGATCACCTGCCAGTCGTTGTCGGTGTCTACCGACACTCAGGGACTCAAGCCGGGCTCCACGGTGACCGTCACCGTGTCCTGCAGCGTCGGCCTCGGGGACCTGACCTCGCTCGGCGTGCCCGGCAGCCGGACGTTCCAATCCAGCTTCTCCTCCCCGGTCGATGTCTGGCGCGGCACCGCCCCCAACGCCCAAGCGGGAGGTGCGCCATGA
- a CDS encoding pilus assembly protein TadG-related protein gives MAASLRRRTGRLREDQDGRVTAFVVIIALAALLFAGLVLDGGLALAAKVRAMGEAQEAARAGAQEIDLTAYRTDGTLRLVPHQASAAARSYLAAAGHTGTVSVAGTTVNVTVSIDQPTQLLGLVSIGSITVTGTGQAQPQRGISGVLP, from the coding sequence GTGGCCGCATCGCTGCGCCGCCGAACCGGCCGGCTGCGCGAAGACCAGGACGGCCGGGTGACCGCCTTCGTCGTCATCATCGCCCTCGCCGCGCTGCTGTTCGCCGGGCTCGTGCTCGACGGCGGGCTCGCCCTGGCCGCCAAGGTCCGTGCGATGGGCGAGGCGCAGGAAGCCGCGCGGGCCGGCGCCCAGGAAATCGACCTGACCGCCTACCGCACCGACGGCACCCTGCGCCTGGTCCCACACCAAGCCAGCGCCGCGGCCCGCAGCTACCTCGCCGCCGCCGGCCACACCGGCACCGTCTCGGTCGCCGGCACCACCGTGAACGTGACCGTCAGCATCGACCAGCCGACCCAGCTGCTCGGGCTGGTCAGCATCGGCTCAATCACCGTCACGGGAACCGGGCAGGCCCAACCGCAACGCGGAATCTCCGGAGTACTCCCATGA